In Beijerinckiaceae bacterium, the sequence GGCATTATCGTGGACATCCCCGGTCGCCGCGTAAAGCCGCGTCCATTCCTTGATCACTGATGTCAGGTCCCCGTCATAATCGGTCGTCTCGGGCGGGACAGGCAAATCCAGGACATCGGCGTGACAAAATACGGCCGATTCGCCGGTTTCAGCCAAAATGAGAAACTCATGGCTCAAATCGCCGCCGATCGGGCCGGTCTCGGCTCGCATCGGAATCGCCTTCAGCCCCATGCGAGCAAAAATTCGCAGATAGGCGACAAACATTTTATTGTAGGAGACCCGCGCGGCGGCTTCATCGACATCGAAGGAATAAGCGTCCTTCATCAAAAATTCACGCCCCCGCATGACCCCAAATCGAGGTCTCTGTTCGTCACGGAACTTCCACTGAATATGGTAGAGGATCTTCGGCAGGTCCCGATAGCTCCGCACATAGGCGCGGAAAATTTCGGTGATCATGTCCTCGTTTGTCGGACCGTAGAGAAGCTCGCGATCGTGTCGATCCTTGATCCGCAGCATTTCGGGACCGTAAGCCTCGTAGCGGCCGGTTTCCCGCCAAAGATCCGCAAGCTGGAGAGTTGGCATCAGGAGTTCGATCGCGCCGGCGCGATCCATTTCCTCACGCACGATCTGTCCGACTTTTTGCAGAACGCGAAGCCCAAGCGGCAGCCAGGCGTAAATTCCTGCCGCCTCCTGCCGAATCATGCCCGCGCGCAACATCAAGCGGTGCGAAACAATCTCGGCTTCCTTCGGTGTTTCGCGGAGAATCGGCAGAAAATATCGGGAAAGGAGCATTCTCAAACAAGCGTCAGGAGGAGCGAAAGGGCCGCGGTCGGTTTAAGCGGATCCGTCTTGAAAGGCAAAGATGCGCGGCCCATGCCTTAAGCCAAACCATCCGATCACGCCAGCCTCACGGTTCGCCCAAACAGCAAAGCCTCTCCAAGGGGGCAGGACCCCCGGCGAAAACGATTCCTCGGTCTTATCAAAAGCTTGGCCTTAAAACCGATCAGCTTCCACAGTTTGGGCTTGGCCGAGCCTTGCTTGGCGTAGAAAATGAGGCATAATATTTAAGAAACATAAACATCCACGGTTTATTGGATCAAGAAACGCGAGTCGCGGAGAATTCCCGGCCAATACTGGCTCACGCCGTCCGAGGGGGAAAAGTGGATGTCCAATGTCGCGGGCAAAGCTTACGGCATGACTGTCATCTCGCCGATGCGGCCGCGCCTGACGTCCACGACTCGGTTCATCTTCATTTTTTCGCGCGCGATTCCGTCCCGATTCAAGGGACTGATGGGACTGGCCCTCATCCATTTCGCGCGATGGGTCATCATCAAGCGCGAACAATGGCCCGATCTCGGTCAAGGCAAACAGAAGCTGCAGAATGATTACATGCTGTTCTGTAGCAATTTCAACGGCACCTGGGATCAGTATATCGACGCTTTTTCGGATGGTATTCCGAATGGGCTGGATCTTTTCTGGTATTCGAGCACGAAATACCCGCACTCGATTCCGATCACACCTTTCAAGAATTACATCCGACTAAACCAAATCGACACGGATTATTACTATACCGCGACACCAGGAGCGGCGCAGCGCGATATCAAGGCGGCATTACGCGTGCGGCGCGCCATTTTGACCCTTGTCGCGCAACGGACGACCTCAACGCCGAAGCAATTTCAAGCGGCGTATATCGAGCAACTCCGCCTGGTTCAAAACGATCTCGGCTACCAAGGATATGCTCCGGTTGCGAGCAATGACACAAAAGATGCCGATGCCAATCGCGCCGATTACCTGAAGCAGCAGCCGAAGGCGGCCGCGACGCTGATATAATCCATATTGCTGCAATTTAAGCCGGCAGAGCGGGGAATCGATTATGCCGACACTCGATGGCGGACATTATTTCTTGACTACGCTCGTGCCGGTTAAGACCGAGCCGGTGCGGGACGACGGGGTAATAACGTCTCCGGTTCACGCTTTGCGCAAGCAGCTCGCCAAGCTGCCGACCGCGGCGCAATCGCCTTCTTTCGGCGGCGGCCAAAGCCCCTTCGCACGCAATACGCGCAACCATTTCGCCCGTTTGGTGATCATCGACGACGTTGCTTATGTTGGACGTGAACCCATCAATACGCTTCGCTCGACATTCAAGCAGACCGATCTCTTGGTCGCACAGCCGCAGGATCATCTTTCGCACCCGTTTCTGCTTTTCGTCGCGGAGTTCGATGCCGCAAGCGGCGATGATTCCGAGCGCAATTCCTATCTGACCCTTCTCTGGGAGACGATGCAAAAGGAGCTGAAGGAAATTTTCACCTTCTGCTACGACTTCGATGCGAAGGTGTCGGATGCCGCGTCCTTCGCGGCCTATATCGCGCGCTGCCAGATCGAGACGACGATGCCTTACAATGATTATTACATCGACAAACTCGATCTGCCGGACTGGCCGTTCAAAGGCTACAAGAACGCCGCTATAACCGCAGGCCTTGGGGCGCTCGGGCTGGGAATTTTCGGCGCATCGGTTTGGGGTCTCATGCCCGGGCTCACCTTGTTTTTGATTGGCGCGCTGCCTTTTGCATACATCCTCTACGCCGGCTATTCGACCATGGTCGCAGCGGCTGCAAAGCCCTTCCCGGCGGCGCCGGACGGCAATCTTCCGACGATTCTCAAGGCTCTGCATCTGCAGCGGGTGTTCACCCGGTTTGCGATCGACTCGCAAATGCTGGCGGTCGATGCGGATCCTGCATCGGCGCAAAAGCTTCAGGATAATTTCGGCGCCTTCGTCAAACTCAATCAGCCGGACAACCTCGCCGCGCCTACCCAGCAGCCTGGCGTTATCGGCATATAGAGGCGCAAATGGCCGTCGTACTCGATCTCGCCGATATTCAAGGCAATATCCTTACCGCTTACGGACGGCAGGGCTTCCCAAAAGCCCGCTTCATGCTCTTTCATATCGACAGAGGCGATTATGCGCGGAAATTCGTGTCCGCATTGCTGCCGTCGATCACCACGGCCCTGCGCTGGCCATCGGCCCAGGCAATCCCGACCGGCAAAATCGCGGTGGAACGTCCTGAGGTCACCGTCAATATAGCGTTCACCTGGTACGGTCTCCTCGCGCTCGGCATTCCTACCCGCACATTGCGTGGCATGCCGGATGAGTTCATCGACGGCATGACATTGCGCGCGCCGATGCTCGGCGACGATTTCAAGGGCCCCCAGTGGAAGGAGGCTTGGGACGAAGTCTGGTTTCACAACGGCAGCGACCGCGGCACCCATCCGGACACGGTGCATATCCTCATCACGCTCAATGCGCAGATGAATCCGGACGGAACAGCAGTCGCGGCCTTAGAAAAGAAAACCCGGGAAATCGAAGTGCTGCGGCTGACCACGGGCGGCCTCAGGCTTCTCACCGGCCATAATCAAAAAGGCCGCCCGCGCCAACAATTTCAAGAATTGTCGGCAATCCTGGAGCATGGCGCGGATGGCAAGGTCAAAGCCGTGGCGAAGGAGCATTTCGGCTTCACCGACGCGATCGGCGACCCGGTTTTCGAGGGACAATATCCCGACGGATATGAACGCCATTTTGCGGTCGGCAATGGCGCCCTCGACAGCAAGGGCAATTGGCGTCCCCTGGCCACGGGCGAATTTCTGCTCGGCTATCCTGACGAGGGGCAAGAGATCGCAGGCGCGGCGATGCCGTTGAGTTTCAGCCGCAACGGCACATTCATGGCCTATCGCAAGCTCCATGAAAATGTCATCGCGTTTCATGATTTCATGATGAAAACGGCGGAGCGCTTTGGAGCTGTCTTCGGACTCCAAAATCCTTACGATGCGCGTGAAATGCTCATGGCAAAGATGGCGGGACGCTGGTCGGACGGCGTGCCTCTCTCGGCGGCGCCGACGATCGAGGCCTGGAAAGCGTTTAACCTGAAATATCCAGACGTCGACTATACCGCCGACAAGCCGGGCTGGGCGGCTCGCTATGCGGCACTCACAAATTTTACCTTTCGGGACGATCCCGACGGGAGCAAATGTCCGATGACCGCCCATATGCGGCGGACCAATACACGGGATATGCTCGATCCGACCGGCCTTGGCACCTCCGCCTTGAACAATCGGCGCCGTATCCTGCGGCGCGGCCTGCCCTATGGCGATCCAACCACCCGTGTGAGCGATGCCGAAGAGCACGGACTCGTCATGCTGGTCGTCTGCGCGAGCCTGTTCCGGCAGTTCGAATTTCTTCAACAGCAATGGATCAACTCGGGATTCGTCGCCGGCGCGGGCAATGACACCTGCCCCCTCGTCGGCAATCATTCCGACGGCAAACCCGGCGGGGAACATGGACCCAAAGCCAAATATGTCATTCCCGCCGCACAAGGATCTGGCCATCCGCCCTTTATCGTCGAGGGCGTCCCGCAATTCGTCGAAACACGCGGGGGTGAATATTTCTTCGCGCCGAGCATGACTGCCTTGCGGATGATCGGTATGGGCGTGGTCGACCCAACGTGAAACTCGTAACGATGGGGAGGAACGATCGATGACATTGCCAAATTTCGTGGCGGTTCTTGGACTGCGCCTGCGGATGATTTTCGAGGGGCTTGTCGCACTGTACCAAATTCCCGCGGCCGTCTTTGCAGCCAAGGGCTCCGGCCTGCGGGAAAAGGCAACGGCGGCGTTCCAGGAGCCGCTGGTGCAAAGGCAGGGCTTCCGCGTGTTTCGTGCCTTCCTTCCCAATTCCCCTGTTCTGCCGAAGCGCTTCGTCAAATCCTATCCCAATAATGGCACGGCTCTGGTGACCCGCCACGATGACGTCATCGAGGTGCTCGATCGAAATGCCGATTTCGAGGTTGTCTATGAACCTCGAATGCGGGCGATCACCGGAGGAGAAAACTTCTTCCTCGGAATGCAGGATACCGCGCTTTATACGCGCGATGTGTCCAACATGCGCCTAGCGATGCGGCGCGATGACGTTGCAACCTTCGTCGAGCCGCTGGCGCAAGGGCTGGCCAAAAAGCTTGTCGCCGAAAAATCCGGCCGAATTGATGTGCCGCCTGACCTCACCCTGCCGGTGCCGACCGCGATCGTCACCGATTATTTCGGCGTCACGGGGGCGAGCGACGGCGATTTCATGAACTGGGCGACCCTGATGTTTCGCTATCTCTTCGCCGATCTGACCGGAGATCAAAAGCTAGAGCACGACGCCCTTGAAGCCGCGGCTTCCTGCCGCTCGGTAATCGATGCCACCATCGCTCACCGCAAGTCGACAGGTGAGCAGAAGGACGATGTGCTCGGACGTTGTCTTCCTATGCAGGCAGCCGGCCTCCCCGGCATGAGCGATCTCGATATTCGCAATAACCTCCTCGGCCTGGTCATCGGTGCAATTCCCACGATCTCCAAGGCAAGCGTTCTGGCCCTCGAACAATTGCTCGACCGGCCCGCCGCCTTTGCATCGGCGCAGCAGGCCGCACTCGACGGCGACGACAGTCTGTTTGCCGCCCATGTCTTCGAGGCACTTAGGTTCAACCCGATCAATCCCTTTATCTATCGGCGTGCCGCGCGCGACACGCAGATCGCGGCGGGACATTTCCGCGCGCGCAAGATCCCCAAAGACACGATGGTGCTTGCGGCCAATCTCTCCGCGATGTTCGATCCCTTGAAAATCGAAGATCCCGAGGCCTTCCGCGCGGGTAGACCCTGGGGCGACTATATCCTTTGGGGATATGGACTCCACGGCTGTTTCGGTGCCTATGTCAATCGCGCGGTCTTGCCAGCGATCCTCAAACCGCTTGTGATGAAGCCGGGTCTGCGGCGTGCGGCTGGCGAAGCGGGCCAGATCGACACGGGGGGGACCCAGTTTCCTCAGCATTTCGTGCTCGAATGGAACTAAAGCAGGCGATGGCAAAAAAGCATCATTTAGCTTCCGCTAGGCTTCAAACCTTCAAGATCTGCTCCACGATATTCAGCAGCGCTTGGCGATAGGCGGCGAAGGCGAATTGTTTTTCATAAATCCGGCGCGTGGGTGAAGTTTTTCGGTCGGCCCCGCGCTGGTGACGATTGGCAAAGACAAGCCGCATGGCCGCTGCGAATTGGGCGGCGGTTTCGGCCACAGTCACATTTGATAGATGCGCCGCGTCGAGGCCGCTGCCGCGAAAGGCGAGTGGCGTTGCGATGAGCGGTGCGCCGCTCGACAGCGCCTCGATCATTTTGATCGAGATCCCATGCCCGGCAGTTGCCGGCAGGAGAACCCCCGCGGCTTTGCCATAAGCGGCATGAAGATCGCCGACCCGGCCCAGAAACAAAGGAGCGTAGGCCCGATAGAGACTTGGCGCATGGCTGCGCATCTGTTGGTCGATATTGCCAAGGATCTTGACCGGAACACCGGGGGCCAGCGGCATCACTTCTTCCAAGAACCAAACGAGACTGAGGACATTGGCATGATTGGCACTGGCGATAATGATGAAATCCTCGCCGCCCGGACCTACCTCCGCCGATTTGACGGTCGGATAAAGCAAGGCATGCCGCTTTTCGGGAACGAGCTTTTGGAAAGCCGCAGCCTCTTCATCATTGAGATGCACCAGAATATCGGCCGGCTGCATGGCCTCGATTTCGATTTTAAGCATGTCCTCAAAACTGGCCGCCGGCGGGAGTGTTAGTCCGCCGCGATGGCGCAAAGCGTATTGGCGCGCCTGCAGATCATGGGTGTCGAGAAGAATGGGACATTGAGCCCGGTCGCGCAGGCGCGTCGCAACCGCCATGCAGAAAAAATGGTTGCAATGGATGAGATCGATGCGCGGCAGACTCGCAAGCGCGACCGGGAGCGCAGCGAGCTTTGCGATTTCGACCCGCATGGCCGCGTAATTGCCGCGGAGCCATCGAGACAGAGCGGCCAGAAAGCCCGCGTTCACGATTTTTTGTAGCGGCATGCCCGCGTAGAGACGAATATCGGCCTCAAGGTCGCCGCTCGCGGCAAAATAGGCTTTGCAGGACGCAGATCCGTCCACACTTCCTGGCGTGTCGGCGACGGCGAGGCTGACGACCGTTGCGCCGAGGCTCCGATAGGCCCGCGCTTGAGAGACAAAAACCTGATGACTGCCGCAGGAATGCCATGCCGGGTGAACGATCGTCACGACCTTGCCGGCGAGCAGCCCGTCGCGAGCGGGAGCCGCGGACGGCAAAGCTGCACCTTTAGGATTACTCAACCATCGCAAAATTCGCAAAATACGGCTCCAACGGGGCCTTGCACCGGCCCCAGCCGAAAAAGCAGGGGTCCAGGTTGGGCCGCATAAGCTTCGGCTTGATCGAAACGGCTCGGTCAAGCTACAGGGACCTGAGATTTCTTCGCAAGGGCTCCAGGCCGGATAGAAAGAACAAGCAATTCAGAAAACCGACACCAGACTCAAGAATAATAGCTTTGCAGTCAAATTTCGGACCAAAACTGGCGTTGCTTATCCTCTCTTCGCGATCCCATCGATATGGCAATGGCCTCAATTCAGAGTGAATCCTAGAGCAAATGGAAAATTCAGTTTCACCCAACAAGAAGAACTATGGCATCGCCGTCATCGCCAATGACAAAATCATCAACTGGCTGCTGCCATTTCTCGAAAGCTACCTCGCGACAAATGCCGCTACGCCGCTTTATCTCATCCCCTATGACGACAACGTCGCTTTGACGCGCCGCGCGGCCGATATTTACGGGGTTCATTTCGTCGACCCGGATAGCGCAGAGCTCGACGCTCTGGCGAAGCGGCTCTACCCGTTGTTTCCCGGACATCGCCGCCGTCTGCGCAAGTTCCTTGCCTTGGCACTGCCGCTGGACGAAGTCATCTATCTTGATGTCGACATAATTTTGTTTCGTGATTTCAGCAAGATGTTCGGCCGCCTCGAAGCCGGCAAGAGCGACTTCATCGTGGCGGCGCCGACAGCCGACTATGTCTATAATCGAAAGCGCAACCAATATGATTTCCTTCGCGACGTCATGTTGTTCAATGACGGATTTTTCGTGACTTCAAAAGAAATTCTCAGCCTCAAGGATTTCTACGAAGTGATCGAACAGGACGAGAAGATTTTTCATGCCGTACGCCAGCGCGGCATGTTGTTCGCGCAACCGGTCACCAATTTTGTCACCCATCGGCGGGGTCTGAAAATTACCCCTTTGCACAAATGCCTCCCAGGGGCGTCGGGCGAAAGCTTCTACAAAGCCGAAGGCGTCACATTCGACGCCGAGGGACCGCGCGACGTCCTCGGCAACAAGATCTATTTCGCCCATTGGGCCGGAGCTGTAACGCTTCCGAGCCGCCGCGTCTTCGATGCGGCGTGGCGGCAACTCTCTCACAAGGCTGCGGCCCGGATGAAGATTTGACCAGCTCTTCCCCAGACGATGCGGGCGGGACGTAGCCAGCGATGCCTCGTCTTCTGTTCATTTATTTTGCCAAGCGGATTGCGATTTCGTCGCTGCTGATAGCCTTGGGCCTTTGCGCTCCGGTCGTCATGACTTCGCTTTTCCATTATCTGCCACCGGCCGCGATCCGCGGCGGGCTGCTGACACCAGCGCTTCTTGGGACCTTACCCACGGTTCTCTACATCGCCCTGCCGATGGCCGTCGGCGTCGCCGTCGCGCTCGAGTTCGCGCGCATGTCGTCCGACGGGATGATCGCGGTCCTCTATTCCATACGTCTTTCGGTTTGGGCGATTTGTCTTCCGGCTGTGTTCGTTTCGATCGTCGCGGTCGGAGCCGGCTATTGGATCTCCTCGGATTTCGCACCCTCCAACGTCGGCAAGATGCACGATGTGATTCACGTGATCCGCAATTCGCTCAATCACAGAATGCTGGAGCCGGCGCAGTTCTACACCTTCAATAATGGTGCGCGGACGATCTATTTTCAGCGCTGGCGCTCCCCGGATGTCGTTTCCGGCATGTTCATCCATCAACTTTCCGCGGAAAAGAACGAGGAGCAAATCATCACCGCGGCCCAAACCGAGTTCCGGCGTAACGCACAGGGCGTCGTGTTGATCCTGACCAATGGATCGATCCAAACGCATCCCATCGACGGTTCGGCTATTCGGACGGCGAATTTCGATGAATATGCGATGTCGATCGACATGCAGGGTTCAACCGGCTTGCCACAACGCAGTTGGCGCGGCGTCTTCGAATTGCCGTTGACGGGGTTTTTTCACCAGAGGCCGTCCAGAATCTGGGCCCCGCGCCTTTATGCCGAATGGATGAGCGAAGCCGCCAAGCGGTGCGGCATCCCCTTGCTGGCCTTGACCCACGCGCTGCTTGCGATCGGGCTCGTGCTGAGCGTCTCTTCGGCGAGCGGCCGCGGATCTTCGGCAACGACAGCGACGGTGCTGGCGATCCCGGCGATCCACGTCGCCATTCTAGTGTCCGCAGAAACCTTGGTGCGCCAGGATCCCCGGCTCATTTGGTTGGTCGGCTTCGCGATTCTCGTCGAATTTGCCTTGGCCCTTTTTCTCATAAGGCGGCAAAACGCGAATTTTCCGGTGCCCAAGGATCTCGTCGCGGCGCCGGTCGGCTAAGCCAATTTCAGCGTCTCGGCGATCGCCATCTTTGGCTTGCCCTCAATCGTCTCGCGATAAGCGGCGATGACATGGCTTGCGGCGCCAAGGTCGCGCACCGCGCCATCCTCGATCCAGAGCACTCGATCGCAAAGGCTTTCCAGGGCCATCAGATCGTGGGACACGACGAGGATCGTGCCATGCGCAGCGAAATCCTTGATGAAAGCATCGCATTTCGCCCCGAAGGTCGCATCGCCGACCGAGAGCGCTTCATCCACAATCAGAATCTCCGCATCGGCATGCGCACAGACGGCAAAGGCAAGCCGCGCCGCCATGCCGCTCGAATAGAGCTTGAGAGGCTGATGAAAGAAATCGCCGATATCGGCAAAGGCGGCAATCTGGGGAAGCCTGGCTTCGATGGCGGACCGGCGCAGGCCCAGAATGGCCCCCCCGATCAAGGCATTCTCCCGGCCAGTCAATTCATGGTCGAACCCAGCGCCGAGCGCGAGGATCGGCGCGACCCGGCCGGTGACTTTCGCCGTGCCGACGGTCGGCAAGGTGATGCCGCAGATAATCTGCAAGAGAGTGGTTTTGCCAGCGCCGTTGCGGCCAATGATGCCGATCCTTTCGCCGCGGCGGACCTTGAAGCTGATATCCCGAAGCACCCAGTGCTTATGGTAGAACTGCTTCCAATGGCCGAAGATCGCCTGCTTAAGCTGATCATTGCGCCGCATATAGAGCTGGAACGCTTTGCCCACGCGATCGCAGCTAATGACAACATCAGATGACATCGACGAACACGGCCTTGTATTGCATGAAAAAACGATAAGCGAAAAAGAAGATCAGAATTGAGGCCAAAACCGTCCCCCCATAGAGGAGCAAGCTTGGGAACCTGTTGAACAAAAGGAGATCACGGATCATTTCGACGTAATTTCCGATGGGATTAAGATGCAGATAGATGCGCAGATCGGGCGGCACGTCATCAATCGAATAGAAAATCGGCGTCGCGAACATGAAAACCGGCACGATCGAAATCATCAGATGCGCGACGTCGCGGGTAAATGATCCGAGCGCCATGAGAAACCACGAGATCCCGAGCAGGAACAAGAAGAACGGCACGAGGACAAAAGGCAAAAGCAAACTGGCCGGCGGAAGCCACCGCGTGAGCACCAGTTCGAACACCAGGAGCACCCCCAGACTTATCCCGGCATAGACGGTGGCGCGGATTGTTGCCGTCCAGGCGAGCGTCTCGCTCGGAAAAATCGACTTTTTGATGACTCCGGCATGTTCATGCAGGAGGCCGGGCGATCGGTAGGCGAGTTCGCTGAACAGGTTGAATACAATCAAACCGGTAAAGATTGACAAAGCGTAACTGCCGACGCTGCCGCCCTTCGCGGAGGCAGGAACCCCGACAGCATGTGAAAAAATGACCGTATAGGCGCTCAGCATCACCAGCGGCCCGAAAATCGCCCAGACCCATCCGAGGATCGACCCGCGAAATCGGACGGCTAATTCCCGCCTGACGACGGCTCTTATCAACTCGCGATAATGCCAGGCGT encodes:
- a CDS encoding proline--tRNA ligase is translated as MLLSRYFLPILRETPKEAEIVSHRLMLRAGMIRQEAAGIYAWLPLGLRVLQKVGQIVREEMDRAGAIELLMPTLQLADLWRETGRYEAYGPEMLRIKDRHDRELLYGPTNEDMITEIFRAYVRSYRDLPKILYHIQWKFRDEQRPRFGVMRGREFLMKDAYSFDVDEAAARVSYNKMFVAYLRIFARMGLKAIPMRAETGPIGGDLSHEFLILAETGESAVFCHADVLDLPVPPETTDYDGDLTSVIKEWTRLYAATGDVHDNARFERETPEEKRIHTRGIEVGQVFYFGDKYSKPMQSLITGPDGVERPFQGGSYGVGVSRLVGALIEASHDENGIIWPEAVAPFKVGIANLKVGDAAADAACAEIYASLEKAGVDVLYDDTDERPGSKFAKLDLIGLPYQVIVGPKGLASGTVEFKTRATGARENLSVAATIARLKGP
- a CDS encoding cytochrome P450; this encodes MTLPNFVAVLGLRLRMIFEGLVALYQIPAAVFAAKGSGLREKATAAFQEPLVQRQGFRVFRAFLPNSPVLPKRFVKSYPNNGTALVTRHDDVIEVLDRNADFEVVYEPRMRAITGGENFFLGMQDTALYTRDVSNMRLAMRRDDVATFVEPLAQGLAKKLVAEKSGRIDVPPDLTLPVPTAIVTDYFGVTGASDGDFMNWATLMFRYLFADLTGDQKLEHDALEAAASCRSVIDATIAHRKSTGEQKDDVLGRCLPMQAAGLPGMSDLDIRNNLLGLVIGAIPTISKASVLALEQLLDRPAAFASAQQAALDGDDSLFAAHVFEALRFNPINPFIYRRAARDTQIAAGHFRARKIPKDTMVLAANLSAMFDPLKIEDPEAFRAGRPWGDYILWGYGLHGCFGAYVNRAVLPAILKPLVMKPGLRRAAGEAGQIDTGGTQFPQHFVLEWN
- a CDS encoding glycosyl transferase family 1, producing MLRILRWLSNPKGAALPSAAPARDGLLAGKVVTIVHPAWHSCGSHQVFVSQARAYRSLGATVVSLAVADTPGSVDGSASCKAYFAASGDLEADIRLYAGMPLQKIVNAGFLAALSRWLRGNYAAMRVEIAKLAALPVALASLPRIDLIHCNHFFCMAVATRLRDRAQCPILLDTHDLQARQYALRHRGGLTLPPAASFEDMLKIEIEAMQPADILVHLNDEEAAAFQKLVPEKRHALLYPTVKSAEVGPGGEDFIIIASANHANVLSLVWFLEEVMPLAPGVPVKILGNIDQQMRSHAPSLYRAYAPLFLGRVGDLHAAYGKAAGVLLPATAGHGISIKMIEALSSGAPLIATPLAFRGSGLDAAHLSNVTVAETAAQFAAAMRLVFANRHQRGADRKTSPTRRIYEKQFAFAAYRQALLNIVEQILKV
- a CDS encoding permease encodes the protein MPRLLFIYFAKRIAISSLLIALGLCAPVVMTSLFHYLPPAAIRGGLLTPALLGTLPTVLYIALPMAVGVAVALEFARMSSDGMIAVLYSIRLSVWAICLPAVFVSIVAVGAGYWISSDFAPSNVGKMHDVIHVIRNSLNHRMLEPAQFYTFNNGARTIYFQRWRSPDVVSGMFIHQLSAEKNEEQIITAAQTEFRRNAQGVVLILTNGSIQTHPIDGSAIRTANFDEYAMSIDMQGSTGLPQRSWRGVFELPLTGFFHQRPSRIWAPRLYAEWMSEAAKRCGIPLLALTHALLAIGLVLSVSSASGRGSSATTATVLAIPAIHVAILVSAETLVRQDPRLIWLVGFAILVEFALALFLIRRQNANFPVPKDLVAAPVG
- a CDS encoding ABC transporter; translated protein: MSSDVVISCDRVGKAFQLYMRRNDQLKQAIFGHWKQFYHKHWVLRDISFKVRRGERIGIIGRNGAGKTTLLQIICGITLPTVGTAKVTGRVAPILALGAGFDHELTGRENALIGGAILGLRRSAIEARLPQIAAFADIGDFFHQPLKLYSSGMAARLAFAVCAHADAEILIVDEALSVGDATFGAKCDAFIKDFAAHGTILVVSHDLMALESLCDRVLWIEDGAVRDLGAASHVIAAYRETIEGKPKMAIAETLKLA
- a CDS encoding ABC transporter produces the protein MNLLTPLANAWHYRELIRAVVRRELAVRFRGSILGWVWAIFGPLVMLSAYTVIFSHAVGVPASAKGGSVGSYALSIFTGLIVFNLFSELAYRSPGLLHEHAGVIKKSIFPSETLAWTATIRATVYAGISLGVLLVFELVLTRWLPPASLLLPFVLVPFFLFLLGISWFLMALGSFTRDVAHLMISIVPVFMFATPIFYSIDDVPPDLRIYLHLNPIGNYVEMIRDLLLFNRFPSLLLYGGTVLASILIFFFAYRFFMQYKAVFVDVI